Proteins from a single region of Candidatus Hydrogenedentota bacterium:
- a CDS encoding redoxin domain-containing protein has product MKRTTVLLAIGCLAIAAVIVILAGRAGRDVQAEGKIKIGEKMPDFALNGIDGKEYKLTEVLKKGPTVLIFSSQECPYSRKADPVLSKLYTSYKDKGVTFLSIDSHKDTTPEQIKQYAETAKLTYVVLKDAGNKYADAAGAQRTPEVFIVNKDGKLVYHGGPNNQKEPGDAEFKDYVKSALDEILAGKAVSAPEASTWGCTIKRAG; this is encoded by the coding sequence ATGAAACGCACGACTGTGTTGTTAGCTATAGGCTGCCTGGCCATCGCTGCCGTGATAGTCATACTCGCGGGACGTGCCGGACGGGACGTTCAGGCGGAAGGCAAGATCAAGATCGGCGAGAAGATGCCTGACTTCGCGCTGAACGGCATCGACGGCAAGGAATACAAGTTGACGGAGGTTCTCAAAAAGGGCCCGACGGTGTTGATATTCTCCTCCCAGGAGTGCCCCTATTCCCGCAAGGCCGACCCTGTATTGTCCAAGCTCTATACTTCCTACAAGGACAAAGGCGTGACGTTCCTGAGTATCGATTCGCACAAGGACACCACGCCCGAGCAGATCAAGCAATATGCCGAGACGGCCAAGCTAACGTATGTCGTGCTCAAGGATGCTGGAAACAAGTATGCCGACGCCGCGGGAGCGCAGCGCACCCCGGAGGTGTTCATCGTTAACAAGGACGGCAAGCTTGTCTATCATGGCGGCCCCAATAACCAGAAAGAACCGGGCGACGCAGAGTTCAAGGATTACGTCAAATCGGCGTTGGACGAAATCCTTGCTGGCAAGGCGGTGTCTGCCCCCGAGGCCAGCACCTGGGGTTGCACTATCAAGCGTGCGGGCTGA
- a CDS encoding type II secretion system protein, whose protein sequence is MRTRGFTLIELLVVIAIIGVLAAILLPALARAREAARRASCTNNLKQWGLVFKMYANESDGEKFPPVAPFSNYGGVPVFAAPDPSAVYPEYVSGFGVARCPSDSDADGSGSYVTDRLPPGAIEDHVAAVRNGGDADSARYFYAAALGRSYWYHGFAMSSIEEF, encoded by the coding sequence ATGCGCACCCGTGGGTTTACCTTGATTGAACTGTTGGTTGTTATTGCCATCATCGGAGTGCTCGCGGCCATTCTGTTGCCGGCCCTGGCGCGCGCGCGTGAGGCGGCGCGGCGCGCGAGCTGCACGAACAACCTCAAACAGTGGGGCCTGGTATTCAAGATGTACGCGAACGAAAGCGACGGCGAGAAGTTTCCGCCGGTTGCGCCGTTCTCCAATTACGGCGGCGTTCCGGTGTTCGCCGCGCCGGACCCGTCGGCCGTCTACCCTGAATACGTTTCCGGCTTCGGCGTGGCGCGTTGCCCGTCGGACAGCGATGCCGACGGCAGCGGCAGCTATGTGACCGACAGACTTCCCCCGGGCGCCATCGAAGACCATGTGGCGGCCGTGCGCAACGGCGGCGACGCGGACAGCGCGCGCTACTTCTACGCGGCCGCCCTCGGGCGTTCCTACTGGTATCACGGTTTTGCCATGAGCAGCATCGAAGAATTCTA
- a CDS encoding TlpA disulfide reductase family protein — translation MFRKIENTRAGKGLFLSLAAPALCILLVLTWGACTQSGGSGNTNPRDSEDTSVTAGRPAAQTQGSPAPEINKVTSPELLEVIQKHRNKVVVLKFWATWCPPCVEEMPKVIAFYNKYAGSEDVALVSVSADLADSINDTVAPFLKEKGVPFPVWVIDAAGPEEIVARLGLEETRWEGTLPAAFVFDKQGRLSKFWIGPVPEGALEEAVKGLL, via the coding sequence ATGTTTCGAAAAATAGAGAACACGAGGGCCGGAAAAGGCCTGTTTCTCAGCCTTGCGGCACCGGCCCTCTGCATTCTCCTTGTCCTGACTTGGGGCGCATGTACCCAGAGCGGAGGCAGCGGGAATACCAACCCAAGAGACTCGGAGGACACATCGGTCACGGCCGGCCGGCCTGCCGCCCAGACCCAGGGCTCCCCTGCTCCGGAAATCAACAAAGTCACATCCCCTGAATTGCTGGAGGTCATCCAGAAACATAGGAACAAAGTGGTTGTCTTGAAGTTTTGGGCGACCTGGTGCCCTCCTTGTGTCGAGGAAATGCCCAAGGTCATCGCTTTTTACAACAAGTACGCCGGGTCGGAAGACGTGGCCTTGGTCAGCGTCTCCGCCGACCTTGCCGACTCGATAAACGATACCGTGGCCCCTTTCCTTAAGGAGAAAGGCGTCCCCTTCCCCGTTTGGGTGATTGACGCCGCCGGCCCCGAAGAGATCGTCGCCCGATTGGGCCTGGAAGAAACCCGCTGGGAGGGCACTCTCCCCGCGGCCTTCGTGTTTGATAAACAGGGCCGCTTGAGCAAGTTCTGGATAGGCCCCGTTCCGGAGGGCGCGCTCGAAGAGGCCGTGAAAGGCTTGCTCTAG
- a CDS encoding efflux RND transporter permease subunit, with product MKNVSLPTIALNRRVTVLMGLVTVIALGVIALQLIPMELIMKLEFPVIYVWIPYPGATPAQIEAEVAIPAEGEFRTIPALKQIFTNCNAAGCHISMRFDWDTDLAGAAADVRDRIERMRLRMPEGVERIFLRRSSSETWPVISLALLRRKNDTELAHWTRTVLQPRLMRIPGVAEVEVSGTGEERIDIGFDQAALRNYNLALYDVVARLRNNSVNEGVGELYEGDNKYHVRAVDEVTTPEALRETIVGPNNRRLKEVADVEFREEDGTSTHTIDGKHGVFISVQRESEANTIDVCEAVKAEVTRTLQEPIFEGAEMFVFSDHGETIRSALGKLREAGIQGGGLAVLVLFLFLRRIRPTLIVTLSIPVSLTPALIFMYFWGMTINLVTLTSMIICVGMLVDCSIVVMENISRYTMMGLPPLESTKRGANEVGLAITVATLTTVVVFVPVFYMENGEMAIHMREFSVPVTVALLASLIVALTIIPVAACSLRPRHHYAVYRRLSSFFRRKGPLTGLLRWGPLTHALRAYDRVLEWTMVHRLEALCGVAAILLVTALIPYREVGLQQLPTLDLRRVEIAVSFDQNFGPDQTLPVFDSIESLLNGQRDSLGIKNIYVQPGDRAGYVRLYLLQLEDCPQGMVLPYSSQEVREILAGQLPPLVPGGKIETGVGGLTAQGERTLTVRLQGDNGPQLREHAEEVRRLLASIDGVTEVTTDIDRGDEEIQLLIEETQVARAGISPYVVARTVDFALRGVQLPDMKQAGREIPLWARFRGEDRKSLTDLDNVAVLTRSGGLVTLENLVSKRRSGTPSDIQRVDGKNVINITAKTYGRTFSKVKDDIAALAELINLPSGYSLEMGDQAEELDTSFRNFRVALLFAIILIYIVMGALFESFVLPLSILTSVPLAFVGVYWSMYLSDVPLDSVSLIGVILMCGVIVNNGIVIVDYINQLRERGMEREAAILQASRERLRPVLMTALTTILGCVPLAQGTQIGEVSFHSLGRALIGGLTTGTVLTLFIVPLFYSLIDDLGLWLRSYLANVASAIAGRVRQPGM from the coding sequence ATGAAGAACGTCTCTTTACCGACCATAGCGCTGAATCGCCGAGTGACCGTGCTGATGGGCCTGGTGACGGTTATCGCCTTGGGTGTCATCGCGTTACAGCTCATCCCGATGGAACTCATCATGAAACTCGAGTTCCCGGTTATATACGTCTGGATTCCCTACCCGGGCGCAACGCCCGCCCAAATCGAAGCAGAGGTCGCTATCCCCGCCGAGGGCGAGTTCCGCACCATCCCCGCATTGAAACAAATCTTCACCAACTGCAACGCGGCGGGGTGCCATATCTCGATGCGGTTCGACTGGGACACGGACCTTGCCGGCGCCGCGGCGGACGTCCGCGACCGTATCGAGCGGATGCGTCTGCGCATGCCCGAAGGCGTAGAGCGCATCTTCCTGCGCCGGTCGAGTTCGGAGACCTGGCCCGTGATCAGTCTCGCTCTGCTTCGTCGGAAGAACGATACCGAGCTGGCCCATTGGACAAGGACCGTGTTGCAGCCCCGGCTCATGCGCATTCCAGGCGTGGCCGAAGTGGAGGTTTCGGGCACGGGCGAGGAGCGCATCGACATCGGTTTCGACCAGGCGGCCCTGCGGAACTACAACCTGGCCCTCTACGACGTGGTTGCCAGACTTCGCAACAACAGCGTCAACGAAGGCGTCGGCGAACTCTACGAAGGGGACAACAAGTACCACGTCCGCGCCGTCGACGAGGTGACGACGCCGGAGGCGCTCCGCGAGACCATCGTGGGTCCGAACAACAGACGTCTCAAAGAGGTGGCGGACGTGGAATTCCGTGAAGAAGACGGCACTTCGACGCACACCATAGACGGAAAACACGGGGTATTCATATCGGTGCAACGGGAGTCCGAAGCGAATACCATCGACGTGTGTGAAGCCGTGAAGGCCGAAGTGACACGGACATTGCAGGAGCCCATATTCGAGGGTGCCGAGATGTTCGTCTTCTCCGACCACGGGGAGACAATCCGCTCCGCGCTGGGCAAGCTCCGCGAGGCGGGCATACAAGGCGGCGGCCTGGCGGTGCTGGTTCTGTTTCTCTTTCTCCGCAGGATCCGCCCCACTCTCATTGTAACCCTTTCGATTCCGGTTTCGCTCACCCCCGCCCTCATCTTCATGTATTTCTGGGGGATGACCATCAACCTCGTGACGCTGACCTCGATGATCATCTGCGTAGGCATGCTTGTCGACTGTTCCATTGTGGTCATGGAGAACATCAGCCGCTACACGATGATGGGTTTGCCGCCCCTCGAAAGCACGAAGCGCGGCGCGAATGAAGTCGGCTTGGCGATCACGGTGGCCACGCTCACGACCGTCGTGGTATTCGTCCCTGTTTTTTATATGGAAAACGGCGAGATGGCCATTCACATGCGCGAGTTTTCGGTGCCGGTGACCGTAGCCTTGCTCGCGAGCCTGATTGTCGCACTCACCATAATCCCCGTTGCCGCGTGTTCCCTGCGGCCGCGCCACCACTATGCGGTCTATCGCCGGCTCTCGAGCTTCTTCCGCCGAAAAGGCCCCTTGACGGGTTTGTTGAGATGGGGCCCCCTGACCCATGCCCTCCGGGCTTACGACCGCGTGCTCGAGTGGACCATGGTTCACCGCCTGGAGGCCCTGTGCGGCGTTGCAGCCATTCTTCTTGTTACCGCGTTGATCCCGTACCGCGAAGTGGGGCTGCAACAATTGCCGACTCTCGATTTGCGGCGGGTCGAGATCGCGGTTTCCTTCGACCAGAACTTCGGCCCTGACCAAACGCTTCCGGTATTTGACAGCATAGAGAGTCTGCTGAACGGGCAGCGCGACAGTCTCGGTATCAAGAACATCTACGTCCAGCCGGGGGACCGCGCCGGCTACGTGCGTCTATACCTGCTCCAGCTCGAGGACTGCCCCCAAGGCATGGTGTTGCCGTACAGTTCCCAGGAGGTGCGCGAGATACTCGCGGGCCAATTGCCGCCCCTCGTGCCGGGCGGAAAAATCGAGACCGGGGTCGGCGGGCTGACCGCCCAGGGCGAGCGCACCCTTACGGTACGGCTGCAGGGCGACAACGGACCCCAGTTGCGGGAACACGCCGAAGAGGTTCGCCGCCTGCTCGCCAGCATTGACGGGGTAACCGAGGTCACGACCGACATCGATCGCGGCGACGAAGAGATTCAGCTGCTCATTGAAGAGACCCAGGTTGCCAGGGCGGGAATCAGCCCGTACGTTGTCGCCCGCACGGTTGATTTTGCCCTCCGCGGGGTGCAACTGCCTGACATGAAACAGGCAGGGCGCGAGATCCCGCTCTGGGCGCGGTTTCGGGGCGAAGACCGTAAGTCGCTCACCGACCTGGACAACGTAGCCGTCCTGACGCGTTCGGGAGGCCTCGTGACGCTCGAAAACCTGGTGAGCAAGCGCCGGTCCGGCACCCCAAGCGATATCCAGCGCGTCGACGGAAAGAACGTCATCAATATCACGGCAAAAACCTACGGGCGAACCTTCTCGAAGGTCAAGGACGATATCGCGGCCCTTGCCGAACTGATCAACCTGCCCTCGGGCTACTCGCTGGAGATGGGCGACCAGGCCGAGGAACTCGATACCAGTTTCCGCAACTTCCGCGTGGCCCTGCTGTTCGCAATCATCCTGATCTACATCGTCATGGGCGCTTTGTTCGAGTCGTTTGTGCTGCCCCTCTCGATCCTGACGTCGGTGCCCCTGGCATTTGTCGGTGTTTACTGGAGCATGTACCTCAGCGACGTCCCCCTCGATTCGGTGTCGCTCATCGGCGTTATCTTGATGTGCGGCGTGATTGTAAACAACGGCATCGTGATTGTGGACTATATCAACCAGCTCCGCGAACGGGGGATGGAGCGGGAAGCAGCGATCCTTCAGGCATCCCGAGAACGGCTGCGTCCGGTATTGATGACCGCCCTGACAACCATTCTGGGATGCGTGCCACTGGCCCAAGGGACCCAAATCGGCGAGGTCTCGTTCCACAGCCTTGGCCGTGCGCTCATTGGCGGCCTAACCACAGGCACCGTGCTGACCCTGTTCATCGTGCCCCTTTTCTACTCGCTCATCGACGACCTGGGCCTCTGGCTTCGCAGCTACCTGGCCAACGTCGCCAGCGCTATCGCGGGCAGGGTGCGGCAGCCGGGAATGTAA